From the Acidobacteriota bacterium genome, the window TTGGACCACTTCGAGATCAACAGAGGCTCCCGGCACGGGACTACCCTTCTCGGAAACCACGCGGCCACGAATTGCCTGCTTGCTGTGCAGCACGAGCTCCGCCGGCCCCCAGGGAGTCCCCTCGACGACCGAGGCCATCACGCTGTCACTCGACCTCTCGTCATCGCCAGCGCCCTTCCGGGCGGCCACCGAAACCGCCCCCTCGCGAAACGCCCGGAGCCGGAACTCACCATCCTCCTCGGAGCGCCCTGAGGCCCTCGCGTCCGAACCCCGCAAGAACACCTGCGCTTCCGCCACAGGGCGTCCTTGTTCATCGACCACCCGACCGAAGACCTCCGTCTCCGGAAGCACAATGTCGAGATCCGCCTCGCCCTTCGAATCTGCGCGAACCTCGACCCGGTCGCGCAGCCCCTCCAACTCCAACTCCGGAACGTCGACCTCGATATCCCACCATCCATCCTCTGGAAGTACCCCGATGAAAGCCCCGTCTCGGTCTGTCGGCGTGTGGGCGCGAGAGATCCCGGACCGACCACCAAACCAGATCGTGCCTTCCACGGGCTCTTCGCCATAGAGCAACTCCCCGCGGACTATCACGAGATCGAGAGTGACCGCGATACGAGGGTCGGCAGCGGTCACCATGACATCGGGTCGCCCAAACATCTGGTTCCCCAGGGAGTCCTGCACCTTGACGAGGAATGTTCCTGGCGCTTGGTTCTCGAGCACCGTGCGCCCTTGAGCCAAGGCTCCACGAAACGCGGAGTCTCCGTCGGCTGAGCCAGAGAGGTCCGACATGCGAGAGACAGAAACCTGCCACGGCTTGCCGCGCCAGTCCTCCGGGGGTTCGACCAGGACCTCGATTTCGAGAGGGCGGTAGAGAGTGATGGGCGCCTTCAGACGTACTTCGGCCGAGTCCCAAACTTCCAGCGGAAACTCTCTCGCCTCCACGAATCCTGGATGAGCAACCTCCAGAACGTAGGCTCCGGAAGCGAGTCCTGCAAGCTGGAAGAATCCATCCCCCTGCAAGGGCACCTCGAGCACCGGCTTCGCCAGCCGTTGCGCCAACCCAGTATCGGCTCCACGAGGAACGAAGGGGAAGAGCCTAGCGGAACCTTCCGAGGTTAGAAGTTCGCCGTCAATCGACTCGGCTCGACCAACCAGAGATCCCCCTTCTTTCAAGTCGAAGGGGGCAAAATGCACCACCGAGGCTGGC encodes:
- a CDS encoding carboxypeptidase-like regulatory domain-containing protein produces the protein MEEDKWSCDVPAGLLDAEFRVAGYVPMYEFGVEVKPASVVHFAPFDLKEGGSLVGRAESIDGELLTSEGSARLFPFVPRGADTGLAQRLAKPVLEVPLQGDGFFQLAGLASGAYVLEVAHPGFVEAREFPLEVWDSAEVRLKAPITLYRPLEIEVLVEPPEDWRGKPWQVSVSRMSDLSGSADGDSAFRGALAQGRTVLENQAPGTFLVKVQDSLGNQMFGRPDVMVTAADPRIAVTLDLVIVRGELLYGEEPVEGTIWFGGRSGISRAHTPTDRDGAFIGVLPEDGWWDIEVDVPELELEGLRDRVEVRADSKGEADLDIVLPETEVFGRVVDEQGRPVAEAQVFLRGSDARASGRSEEDGEFRLRAFREGAVSVAARKGAGDDERSSDSVMASVVEGTPWGPAELVLHSKQAIRGRVVSEKGSPVPGASVDLEVVQPFLAASGDSARTDLSGYFDARLRADAQQLHAIVSAPGHGLQARSVPFSEDLTFEVSAEWGRLFIRFEGEVDSSSSRERGQVVILQDGIPLSQQRLWQWSRGHGVTWQLGSKSLEIPRMAPGLYTACVMTEADYLAAATTRRDWRQEQPTCVSDTLPAGGEVELVVPERETSPSEQGS